A genomic window from Pecten maximus chromosome 4, xPecMax1.1, whole genome shotgun sequence includes:
- the LOC117326527 gene encoding LOW QUALITY PROTEIN: golgin subfamily A member 6-like protein 22 (The sequence of the model RefSeq protein was modified relative to this genomic sequence to represent the inferred CDS: substituted 1 base at 1 genomic stop codon), translating into MEREDRGMGEKIEEWREKIEEWREKIEEWREKIEELRETREEWREKIEEXREKIEEWREKIEEWRVKVEEWREDRGMKRKDRGMEGEDIEWRETREEWREKIEVWREKREEWREKIEEWREKREEWREKIEKWREKIEEWIEERREKIEELREKIEEWRENIEEWRETIAEWTGKIEEWREKIGEWRENIEEWTEKIEEWREKIEEWREKKEERREKIEEWRDNIEE; encoded by the exons ATGGAAAGAGAAGATAGAGGAATGGGCGAGAAGATAGAGGAATGGAGGGAGAAGATAGAGGAATGGAGGGAGAAGATAGAGGAATGGAGGGAGAAGATAGAGGAATTGAGGGAGACGAGAGAGGAATGGAGAGAAAAGATAGAGGAATAAAGGGAGAAAATAGAGGAATGGAGAGAGAAGATAGAGGAATGGAGGGTGAAGGTAGAGGAATGGAGAGAGGATAGGGGAATGAAGAGAAAAGATAGAGGAATGGAAGGAGAGGACATAGAATGGAGAGAGACGAGAGAGGAATGGAGAGAGAAGATAGAGGTATGGAGAGAGAAGAGAGAGGAATGGAGAGAGAAGATAGAGGAATGGAGAGAGAAGAGAGAGGAATGGAGAGAAAAGATAGAGAAATGGAGGGAGAAGATAGAGGAATGG ATAGAAGAACGGCGGGAGAAGATAGAGGAATTGAGAGAGAAAATAGAGGAATGGAGGGAGAATATAGAGGAATGGAGGGAGACGATAGCGGAATGGACAGGGAAGATAGAGGAATGGAGAGAGAAGATAGGGGAATGGAGAGAGAACATAGAGGAATGGACAGAGAAGATAGAGGAATGGAGGGAGAAAATAGAAGAATGGAGGGAGAAGAAAGAGGAACGGAGAGAGAAGATAGAAGAATGGAGGGATAATATAGAGGAATAA